GCTGACGAAGCCGTGTTCCGTGCGAATGCTGATCCGGCTCAAAGCGACTACTTGATCCTTAAGAGCAACGGATTTGTATTCCAGGGCACCGCATGGGGCGTCCCGGGCGACATTCCGATCTCGGGTGACTATGATGGCGACGGTAAGGCCGATATGTCGATATTCCGTCCATCGACCGGCACTTGGTATGTCCTGAACAGTGGTAACGGTTCAAACACCGTCGAACCCTTCGGCTCGACCGGTGACGTTCCGATGGCGTTCGACCTCGAGGCTGACGGCAAGACCAATTTGGCCGTCTATCGCCCGACAGACAATACCTGGTACATCGCACGCAATACCGGCACACCGGCAACAAACTTTGATGCCTATCCGTTCGGCCAGACCGGCGACCTTTTGGTTCCGGCTGACTATGACGGTGACAACAAGGATGATGTCGCGGTATTCCGTCCGTCTAACGGCACCTGGTACATTCGTAAGAGTTCGGATGGTTCGTCCACCTTCACGGCATTCGGCCAGGCTGGTGACGTCCCCGTTCCCGGCGACTACGATGGCGACTCTAAGGACGATGTAGCTGTTTACCGTGCGGGTACGTGGTATGTCAATCAATCGACGGCTGGATATTTCCAGACGGCGTTCGGATTGGCAAGCGACGTTCCGCTTCCGACCCGTTACATTCCGGGCGGCACTGCCGCACCGCCTGCGTCGACGACCGTGAGCTATACGGGACCGGTGGTTCCAATTCCTGACTCCAATGCGGCGGGTGTCGATATAGTTGTTCCGGTTTCCGGTGTAGGTAATATCAGCGATCTCAACTTCTCGTTCGACGGGACAGTTGCAGACCCGACGCCGGGATCAACTACGGTTGGCCTCGACCACTCGTGGGTCGGTGACGTGATCGTCAAGTTGACGTCGCCGGGCGGCACTACCGTGGCGATCTTTGATCGACCGGGTGTTCCGGCATCGACGTTTGGTTGCAGCAACAACAATCTGTTCCAGTTGACGCTTAATGACGACGGCGGATTGCCGTCTATCGAGACAGCGGCCAATCCGGGACCGACGTGCACCACGGGATTGGGATTCCCGACCGGAAACTTCTCACCGAATAATCCGATGGGTGCGTTTGACGGTCAGAATGCCAACGGCAACTGGACGATCAATGTCAGCGATAACGGCGGTGGAGACACCGGAAGTGTCCGTGCGTTTTCGATGATATTCAACTCGGGCAACTAGAAAACTCATACGGGCCGATCATAGGCTCGTACGAAATAGGACTAAGGGCTTGGTTAAACGAAAGTTTGGCCAAGCCCTTTTTAATTTGCGGCGAGCAGCACAATTTCGTTGACTTTCACGCGGTCGGTATCTATCGTTAAAGATATCCCTTTCGTTCGACTATCCGACCGCCGGATGCGTCAAAATGTAGTTGCATTTCGCTAGTAGTACACTGAGTTCGAATAGAATGAAAAAGCCGGCCATAGATTTTCGATATAAGCTGATCGCGGTGTTCGCGGCAGTCGTTTTAGGAGTTTTCGGGATCGGCCGCTTTGGGGCTGACGATTCGTTAGTTTCCGCATCGGCGTCGGGGCCGACGCCCTCAAATACCAATGCACCGTCCGAGAGCAACTGCACCGCCTGCCACACGTCGTTCCCGCTTAACAGCGGCGAAGGTACGGTGGCGATAACCGGTTTGCCGGCACGTTGGACGCCGGGCCAGCAAATATCGCTGACGATAACCACAAGTCAGGCCGACGGCGTTATTTACGGATACCAGATGACGGCACTGGACTCTCAAGGCAAGCGTGCCGGCACGCTGACGTTGCCGGCCTCAAGCCCGCAACAGTCTCAACTCGTCACCGGCATTGTCGGCGGCGAAAGCCGGCAATACGCCGAACATACGATCGACGGCATCCTGCCGACCGTATTTGGCTCGAAATCGTGGACGGTCAATTGGACCGCTCCGGCTCAACCGATCGGTCCGGTGACCTTTTATGCTGCCGGTAACGCATCAAACAGTGACGGCTCGACGGCGGGCGACTACATCTACACAAATAGTGCTACGAGTTCATCGGGCGGTTCGCCATTCGACTTTGACGGTGACGGCAAGACCGACATCTCGATCTTTCGTCCGAGCGTCGGTGAATGGTGGTATCTGCGATCGTCGAACGGCGGCAACGGAGCTCTCCAGTTCGGTACCGCTACCGACAAACTCGTCCCGGCGGATTTTACGGGCGACGGTAAGACTGACGTTGCATTCTGGCGGCCGTCGACCGGACAATGGTTCATTCTGCGGTCCGAAGATCTATCGTTTTTCGCCTTCCCGTTCGGATCCAGCGGCGATATCCCGGCACCCGCCGACTATGATGGTGACGGCAAGGCGGACGCGGCAGTATTTCGGCCTTCGACCCAGACGTGGTACATCAGCAAATCGACCGGCGGGACCGATATCGTTGCATTCGGCGCCGCCAATGACAAACCGGCGGTTGCCGATTTTGACGGTGACCGTAAGGCAGATATCGCAGTCTTTCGTGCAAGCGGTGCAAACGGAGCCGAATGGTGGATCAGACGCAGCTCAGACCTTGCGGTGTTTGCGACCCAATTCGGCAATTCGACGGACAAGGCAGTCCAGGGCGACTACACCGGCGACGGCAAAGCCGATGTCGCATTCTGGCGTCCGTCAAGCGGTATCTGGTATGTACTTCGGAGCGAAGACCTTTCGTTTTTTGCCTTCCCTTTCGGAGCTAACGGCGATGTACCCGTCACGGGTGACTATGACGGCGACGGCAAGATCGACTCGGCTGTTTTCCGGCCGGCAAATTCCACCTGGTATGCCAATCGATCGACGGCGGGCGTTTTGATCCAACAGTTTGGCCAGAGCGGCGACTTACCTTTGCCAAACGTGTTCGTGCCGTAACGGTCAGCATCGCGTGATCAGCAAAAAGCCCGCTTGGACCATTTAGGCCAAGCGGGCTTTTTTTGGAGGAAACGTTTGACCAAAGACCTTTTACGGCTTGATCGGCATTGCCGGATTAGATTCCGGTCGGGCCAGAGCCGGCGACTGGAAGACGATCGGCTGCGGGGTTTCGACTACCGGTGTCGAGTTCGACGGCGGATTGCCCATCGGAACCGGTTGCAGGATCGGGGACGGACGCGATGCACCACCGTTCTGAACGCCGGCCGCATAGTCCGGACGCGTGATCCGCGGGGTGATAAAGAAAAGGATCTCGTTCGTATTGCGTTGAACGCCCTTTCGCTTGAATAGATTGCCAAGCAGCGGGATGCGTGAAAGGCCCGGCGTGCGGTCCTGACTCTCGCGTTCATCGTCGAAGAGAACTCCGCCGACGACCGTCGTTCCGCCATCCGGCACGGTAACCTGAGTCTGCATACTCTGCGTATTGATCGCCGGATTGGCTCCGCCCACAACGGTTGCGGTCGAGCTGTTTTCCGCCGTCACATTAAGGATGACGGTACCGACATCGGTGATCTGCGGCGTGATCGCCAGTCTTAGCGGAACGTCAACATAGGTCGTCGTTGCGACAACTGCACCACCGGCACCCGTTCCGGGCTGGATGGTCGTTACCGGGATCTTCGTTCCGCTCTTGATCTCGGCGGGACGATTGTTAAGCGTTGTGACACGCGGCGTGGCAATGACCTTGGCCTGGCCTTTCTGTTCACCGGCCGAGATAAGGGCACTAAGCTGTGCGGTTCCAAAGATACCGGTGGTCAGGCCGATCGCGGTATTGGCGATCTTCGAGAACATATCGTTATTGACCGACGGGATTGGCAGGCTGCCCGGGATCGGAAGAGTCGTTGTGGCACCGGGCAACGTGCCGCCGGTCGCTCCACTGCCGCGTTGGCCAATGACCAAACCGGCAAGCTGGACGCCGATGTCTCGGCTGAAGTTACGCGAAGCGACGACGATGCGGGCTTCGATCTCGACCTGCGGTTCCGGCTGATCAAGATATGCAACCAACTGACGGATAGCATCGATATTCTGTTTGACGTCGGTGATGATCAGCGTGTTGCTGCGGCCATCCACCTCGACGGTGCCGCGACGCGACAAACGTTTTTTGATGATGCCCATAATTCCCTGATCGGATCCGCCGCCGGCCGCTGCTCCCGCACCGCTTCCGCCGCCGCTCGACGCTCCGCCGCCACCACCGCCACCCGACGACGTTCCCGTCGACAACTGGCCGGCACTGCCGGAATCGCCGCTCAGCGTGCCTGTGGCACGTGCATAGTTGAGCCGGAGAAATTCTGTATACAGAGGTGAACCGTCAAGCGCATTATTGTTGCGTGCCTGGATCAGATCGCCCTCGGTCGCGAGCGTCTTGGCATCTGCGACACGCAGGATGTTTCCATTTACCTGCACGCCCAGCGACTGCGATTGTAGGACCGAGTCGAGCGCGATGTTCCAGGGAACGTCGCTGACCTTGACCGTTACCGGTACCGCCGCAACCGATTTGTCGATGACAAAGTTAATGGCGTACTGGTCGGTGATATAGCTAAGGATGTCGCGAACGTCGGCGTTCACCACGTTAAGATTGATCGGTTCGCCGCGAAATCCTGGCTCGCCGTACATCTTGCCTTGTGACTGCGGCTCGACACGTTGTGCGAGAGCCGATATAGCCACGACGGCGACTAAGAGCATTGCAATGGCGGCCTGTTTTACCACCGTGCTGATGTTTGATCGAGAATTCATGTTTCCTCCGTTTGCAGTAGAGCGGTTTGATGATCAGACCACTCGTTCAAATAGAACTTGTTAGTGAGGCAGACCCGTTTCCCGGACGCTGCCGCGGGATAATCTATTTTTTGTTCTTAGCGACCTTTATCGGTCGTTTTGTGTCTTTTTTGGTCTTGCCCTTGTCGGTTTCGGCGGGCTGATTATTCATTTCGTCGAGCGGTGACATCACCGGCGCCGGGCCGACGGGTGTAACACCGTTTGCCGCAGGCGGATTTGCTGCCGTTTGGACCGGACGTTCCGAACTACCCTGAGCCGGCGCGGTGCCTTCGACCTGGGACTTCATCGAATACTGTTGAAGCGGCTTGTTTTCGACCGAGGCGACAAACTTGTTGGGTGCCGTTTTGGTCACTTTGCGAAATACGAGCCGATTTTCTTCGACCGCGACGAGTTGGCCATCAAAGAATTTCTCGCCGGGGTAGATCGTGTAAGAGAGCTTGATCGGTGTCGCCTCGACCATCGCCGCATAGCCGCGTGGGGTCTTAAAGATACCGGTTACAGCCATTTCGTTCAGCGTCAGGACGCTCGTCACTTTTGGTAGCGTGGCTCCGCTGGCTGCGGCAGCCTCGCGTTGACGCTTAAAGTACTCGATGCGTGCCTCGATCGACGGCGGGGCATAGGAGAAAGGCTGTGCTGCCGCCTTGCCGGTCTTGCCGGTGCTGCCCGCAGGGGCCTGCGTCTTCTGCTTCATATAACCGGGCTTGACGAAGGGATCGCGTTGAGCGTTCGCCTCGGAAAAGCTTCCGGCGATGAGCAAGGATCCGACGACGGCTGTGCCGAAGCTGAGCATTTTTAGCGTTTTAGATAGATTGATCATGGCTTTTGTCTCTCTGGGATACTATTTCCCTGTAAAATCGGTGGGTTATTTGGCTACTGGTGCCGGCGGAACTGCGACGGGTGCGGGTGCAGGTGCTCCGGGAGTTCCGGGGACGCCCGGTTTCGAATTGAGCGGCTTACCGTTCAGATCGGTCGGGGCAGCGTAAAATGCCGTCAGCAGGAACTGGGCATGAAGCGTCTTTTCGGAACTCTGCTTGTCGAGTTGGTTGAGTTTGAAATCAGAGATCGAAACGATTCGCGGTAGCTTGGCCATACTTTCAAAGAAGGACCGAAGATTGGTGAAATTGCTGTCCACCTCGATCTCGACCGGCTTGGCCATTATCGAATCCTGCTGCGTATCTTCACGCGGCGAGAATCGCATAACGATCATACGGCTTCCGTTGGCAGTGTCTTGCAGGCCCTGCAGCACGTTGGTGATCTCACGCTGTTCCGGTAGCAAAACTTTCAGCTCGTCGTACTCTTCGGCCTTACTGGCATAAAGAGCTCGAAACTCGTTGATCCGCTGGGTCGCGACGCGGGCCGTCTCGTTCTTGGCCTGCAATTCGGCGATCTGGTCATTGAGGGCTGCGATCTCGACACGGGTCTCGCTGGTGACAAAGTACCAGACGCCCGAGTAGACCATCGCGGCCACGCCAACCAACAGCATCAGCTGGAAGTACCATTGTAGGTTTTTAATTTTGTCTAACATCGTGTTTTCCTTCTTTCTCGTAAGATCGATCGGTGATCGTCGATTCTATGCTGAAACTAATTCTTGGCGACCTGAACAGGTGCCGTAGCCGCTCCCGGTTGCTGGGCAGAGGCAGTCGTCGGGGCAGTTCCCGGTGCTCCGGGAGCCTTCGACGGCGTGTAAGCGCACTTGATCGTAAAATTCACGATCTGTACTTTGGGAGTTTCGCCCTGAGCGTTGGCAGTCTGAGGTGCGTTATTATTGGCGATCTCGGCTCGGGTCGTTTCGATATTGAGGTTCGAAAAGAGTCCGTTCGAAAATTCGAGGCTGCGGCCAAACTGCGTGACCTGCGACTCATCAGGCGAATTGCCCTTAAATGTCAGCTGGTCGCCGGTTTGCTCGACGCTCTCCAGATATAGGCCCGGAACCATCGCGACGCGTTCACGCATTGCGTCCAGCACGGCACTCGGGCCGGCCTGTGACGAACGCAGTCTCTTGATCGCTTCGATCCTGGTGTCGATATTCTGGATCTTGGCCTCAAGCTCTTTCTGCTCATTCATCACTACTTCGAGTTCGGCAGCGATCTGCTTTTGCTCTTCGAGTTTATGCTGAGCCTCGGTGCGGGCCATTTGCGTACTGATCACGTCCCATCCGATGAGTGCCGTTAGCAAAACACCGACGACAAGCGCCATCAGGAGAATACGAGACGAGGCACTGGCGATCTTGCGGTCGACCGCGACGACAGCACCGCCCTGTCTCTCTGTGACTGAATTTAGTAGATTGATCTTGATCATTTCTATTACACTCCCCTGATCGCGAGTCCGACTGCGACGGCCATTTCGGGAACGATCTCGTTCAGATATTCGGGATCAAATTTCTTTGGGTCGACCTTGATATTACGGAATGGGTCGAGAACCTCGACCGGAAGTTCGAGTCGCTGTGACAGTTCCTGTGCAAGACCGGCAAGCTTCGAACCGCCGCCCGAGATCAGAATTTTCTGCACAATCGTGTCGTTGTCTTCGGTGGTCGCTCTATAAAAATCAAATGTCTTTTGGATCTCCATCGCGACGATCTCAGTGACGTTGTTCATCAGCGGTTCGATCGATTTTTCTTCGATACCGTCGGCAACATTATGGACGCCGCGTTTTACCGCTTCGGCCTGTTGAAAGTTGAGTCCAAGGCTCCGCTGCAGGACATCTGTAAACTGGCTGCCGCCGACCGTAATGTCACGCGTAAAGAGCGATCGCGTGCCCTTGACGATATTTACGTTCATCGTCGATGCACCGATATTAAGAAGCGTAACTACATCACTTTCGGTCGGGTTGTAGTTCGCTTCGTAGCAATTTTGCAGAGCAAAGGTGTCGACGTCGATGATCACGGGCTGTTTGCCGGCGAGTTGGATCGCCTGTTTAATATTGTCGATACGCTCGCGTTTGCAAGCGGCGATCAAAACGTGGGTCGAGTCTGCATCATTAGCCGTTACCTGGTAGTCGAGACTAACGTCGGCGAGATCGTAAGGAATATGTTCCTCAGCGTGCCAGTCGATCGACTCTTCGAGTTCCTCGCGGCTCATCGGCGGCAGAACGATATTCTTTATGATCACGGAATGTCCGCTGACACCGGTCACCACCTGGGTGGCGGTGATCTGGTGATTTGCACACACGCTCTGGATCACGTCTGAAACGGTGTTCAACTCCATTATCTGACCATCGATGATCGTGTCGCTTGGCAGATTTTCAAAGCCGAGGCCAACCAAACTTAGATTGTTTGCTTTGCCCTCAAGCTCGACCATCTTTATCGAACTCGATCCGATATCTAATCCAGCAACGCTTTTCTTTTTACCGAACAGCATTATTTTTCTTGCTCCTTTTTAGCTTTACGCCAAAATCATTTTTGTCTTAAGTTTTCAGTTGAATATCCGGATCCGGGTTTTTGGCATTTTTTGAAGATTGTTGTGCCACCTTCTGAATCAACGCGTGGTCAGGAAAATCATTTGACGGGACGTTTGTGATTGCGGTGCCAAATTCCCTCGTTTTACCGGATCTAGGCCTGTGATGTTAGCCGTGGCAGTTAGTCATTCTTAGAAAACTTTTTGCATCTGGTGGCGAAGGGTGAGCGGCATATGTCGCCGCTACAGATTTGAATTTACAGGAAAGTACCAACCGTGTCAATAGTTTTTTTACAATGTTTAACGCAAAATGATCAATTAGTGTGCAGAATGACTTTGTACGCAGGTCAGTTTGACCGATTATGCGTTATTAAATGGGGGTTAGAGTGCAGCCAGAGACCGGCAAGTTTCAATTGTAAAGATGAATATCTATGGCTCGATCAACAGTTGCCAATAGCCAACGTCGAAGCAACGATCGAATTTGCGTGCGACATTTCGAAGGTGAGCGGCCTTTTCAAATCCGCATTTTTCGTGCAGGTGGACGCACGCGTCATTTGGCAGCGAGATCGCCGCGACGGCCGACTCGAATTTGCGTTGCCGCACCTCGGATAGGAGGTGTCCGTACAGTGCAGTGCCGATCCCCATACCATCCTTGCCCGGGCGGACGTAAACTGCCGTGTTGATCGA
This is a stretch of genomic DNA from Chloracidobacterium sp.. It encodes these proteins:
- a CDS encoding VCBS repeat-containing protein, translated to MKKPAIDFRYKLIAVFAAVVLGVFGIGRFGADDSLVSASASGPTPSNTNAPSESNCTACHTSFPLNSGEGTVAITGLPARWTPGQQISLTITTSQADGVIYGYQMTALDSQGKRAGTLTLPASSPQQSQLVTGIVGGESRQYAEHTIDGILPTVFGSKSWTVNWTAPAQPIGPVTFYAAGNASNSDGSTAGDYIYTNSATSSSGGSPFDFDGDGKTDISIFRPSVGEWWYLRSSNGGNGALQFGTATDKLVPADFTGDGKTDVAFWRPSTGQWFILRSEDLSFFAFPFGSSGDIPAPADYDGDGKADAAVFRPSTQTWYISKSTGGTDIVAFGAANDKPAVADFDGDRKADIAVFRASGANGAEWWIRRSSDLAVFATQFGNSTDKAVQGDYTGDGKADVAFWRPSSGIWYVLRSEDLSFFAFPFGANGDVPVTGDYDGDGKIDSAVFRPANSTWYANRSTAGVLIQQFGQSGDLPLPNVFVP
- the pilQ gene encoding type IV pilus secretin PilQ, with product MNSRSNISTVVKQAAIAMLLVAVVAISALAQRVEPQSQGKMYGEPGFRGEPINLNVVNADVRDILSYITDQYAINFVIDKSVAAVPVTVKVSDVPWNIALDSVLQSQSLGVQVNGNILRVADAKTLATEGDLIQARNNNALDGSPLYTEFLRLNYARATGTLSGDSGSAGQLSTGTSSGGGGGGGASSGGGSGAGAAAGGGSDQGIMGIIKKRLSRRGTVEVDGRSNTLIITDVKQNIDAIRQLVAYLDQPEPQVEIEARIVVASRNFSRDIGVQLAGLVIGQRGSGATGGTLPGATTTLPIPGSLPIPSVNNDMFSKIANTAIGLTTGIFGTAQLSALISAGEQKGQAKVIATPRVTTLNNRPAEIKSGTKIPVTTIQPGTGAGGAVVATTTYVDVPLRLAITPQITDVGTVILNVTAENSSTATVVGGANPAINTQSMQTQVTVPDGGTTVVGGVLFDDERESQDRTPGLSRIPLLGNLFKRKGVQRNTNEILFFITPRITRPDYAAGVQNGGASRPSPILQPVPMGNPPSNSTPVVETPQPIVFQSPALARPESNPAMPIKP
- the pilO gene encoding type 4a pilus biogenesis protein PilO yields the protein MLDKIKNLQWYFQLMLLVGVAAMVYSGVWYFVTSETRVEIAALNDQIAELQAKNETARVATQRINEFRALYASKAEEYDELKVLLPEQREITNVLQGLQDTANGSRMIVMRFSPREDTQQDSIMAKPVEIEVDSNFTNLRSFFESMAKLPRIVSISDFKLNQLDKQSSEKTLHAQFLLTAFYAAPTDLNGKPLNSKPGVPGTPGAPAPAPVAVPPAPVAK
- a CDS encoding PilN domain-containing protein, with the protein product MIKINLLNSVTERQGGAVVAVDRKIASASSRILLMALVVGVLLTALIGWDVISTQMARTEAQHKLEEQKQIAAELEVVMNEQKELEAKIQNIDTRIEAIKRLRSSQAGPSAVLDAMRERVAMVPGLYLESVEQTGDQLTFKGNSPDESQVTQFGRSLEFSNGLFSNLNIETTRAEIANNNAPQTANAQGETPKVQIVNFTIKCAYTPSKAPGAPGTAPTTASAQQPGAATAPVQVAKN
- the pilM gene encoding type IV pilus assembly protein PilM produces the protein MLFGKKKSVAGLDIGSSSIKMVELEGKANNLSLVGLGFENLPSDTIIDGQIMELNTVSDVIQSVCANHQITATQVVTGVSGHSVIIKNIVLPPMSREELEESIDWHAEEHIPYDLADVSLDYQVTANDADSTHVLIAACKRERIDNIKQAIQLAGKQPVIIDVDTFALQNCYEANYNPTESDVVTLLNIGASTMNVNIVKGTRSLFTRDITVGGSQFTDVLQRSLGLNFQQAEAVKRGVHNVADGIEEKSIEPLMNNVTEIVAMEIQKTFDFYRATTEDNDTIVQKILISGGGSKLAGLAQELSQRLELPVEVLDPFRNIKVDPKKFDPEYLNEIVPEMAVAVGLAIRGV
- a CDS encoding N-acetyltransferase, with product MIVRPATADDAVQIAYIYNHYIATSHATFELEPIDAVEMLGRLKAAWADDYPFLVFDAAGYLGGYAFGESFLSGEAFGGSINTAVYVRPGKDGMGIGTALYGHLLSEVRQRKFESAVAAISLPNDACVHLHEKCGFEKAAHLRNVARKFDRCFDVGYWQLLIEP